A region from the Candidatus Electrothrix scaldis genome encodes:
- a CDS encoding ISKra4 family transposase, protein MTRIETAVGEFAMLDEITKSIFENKSEILGAIALEIARKKHRHLFEQVYIDCPKCSHRLKTRGDKSRKVETAIGSFELLRPYFYCSDCHYGFYPVDRALGLSTDTKQFDVQDIEAWLASELPFETAEEAYKRCTGNIAGKHHIHEVTQAVTENLDVLDVCPSRDELLMRLESFAADKFRRPVLMLALDGAHVPLRPEPSPRSGKRGKGNWKESKGFRFYFVDSERIIHLISWHQVQSDKELANALQAIKDADFFPEERVRLCVIGDGAPWIWNRIKELYPDAKEILDYYHCAEHLHELAHAQYGKGSVKAREWVEATLVRLFHNQVKAVMNGLKRMKAKTDDAAEKITSLRNYLFEHRKRVNYGAARRGGYRIGSGAIESANKFIGHVRLKRSGAWWYRSFANNILKLRCAKYNGTYDRIIEKYKERKRAEIYPPLTSF, encoded by the coding sequence TTGACTCGTATAGAAACTGCCGTTGGTGAATTCGCCATGCTTGATGAGATCACAAAGTCTATTTTTGAAAATAAATCTGAGATATTGGGGGCGATTGCCCTTGAAATCGCCCGCAAGAAACATCGACATCTTTTTGAACAGGTATACATCGACTGCCCTAAATGTTCTCACCGCCTGAAAACAAGAGGAGATAAAAGCCGGAAGGTAGAGACAGCCATCGGTAGTTTCGAGCTGTTACGTCCTTATTTTTACTGTTCTGATTGTCATTACGGTTTTTATCCGGTTGATCGGGCCTTGGGCCTGTCAACCGATACCAAGCAGTTTGATGTACAGGATATAGAAGCCTGGTTGGCCAGTGAGCTGCCTTTTGAAACCGCCGAAGAAGCTTATAAACGTTGTACCGGCAACATAGCTGGAAAACATCACATACATGAAGTTACTCAGGCTGTTACCGAAAACCTTGATGTGTTGGATGTATGTCCGAGTCGGGATGAACTGCTGATGCGGCTTGAAAGTTTTGCTGCTGACAAATTCAGGCGACCGGTTCTCATGCTTGCGCTGGACGGTGCGCATGTTCCCCTCCGGCCCGAGCCTTCTCCACGCTCTGGAAAACGTGGTAAAGGAAACTGGAAAGAATCAAAGGGGTTCAGGTTTTATTTTGTTGATTCTGAAAGGATCATTCATTTAATCAGCTGGCACCAAGTGCAGTCTGATAAGGAACTGGCTAACGCACTTCAGGCAATAAAAGATGCTGATTTCTTTCCTGAAGAACGAGTTCGACTCTGTGTTATCGGTGACGGTGCGCCCTGGATCTGGAACAGAATAAAGGAACTCTATCCTGATGCGAAAGAGATCCTGGATTATTATCACTGTGCTGAACACTTACATGAGCTTGCCCATGCTCAATACGGTAAAGGCAGTGTAAAAGCGCGGGAATGGGTTGAAGCGACCCTGGTCCGACTTTTTCATAATCAGGTGAAAGCCGTCATGAACGGACTGAAGCGGATGAAGGCCAAAACCGATGATGCCGCCGAAAAAATCACTTCTTTACGTAACTATCTTTTCGAACATCGAAAAAGGGTCAATTACGGGGCCGCCCGTCGAGGTGGATATCGTATCGGCAGTGGGGCCATTGAAAGTGCCAATAAATTTATCGGTCATGTTCGCTTGAAACGATCAGGGGCCTGGTGGTATCGCAGCTTCGCCAATAATATCTTAAAACTCAGATGTGCTAAATATAACGGCACATATGATCGTATTATTGAAAAATATAAAGAAAGAAAACGGGCTGAAATTTATCCGCCTTTAACATCGTTTTGA
- a CDS encoding response regulator transcription factor yields the protein MKVLIVEDEKRLATLLKKGLEEHAYAVDLCFDGEEGLYMAETYPYDAVLLDVMLPKMDGFTVLETLRTQGIDVPVLMLTARSEVESRVKGLNRGADDYIPKPFDFAELLARLTAVIRRNKGQPASTVQVADLCLDLNAKTASRAEKEITLSAKEYAVLEYLVLNKGRVISRTEFSEHVYDGDFDLDSNIIDVYINKLRNKVDKGFEQKLILTKRGVGYYIPKEE from the coding sequence ATGAAAGTTCTTATTGTTGAGGATGAAAAGCGACTGGCAACACTGTTGAAAAAAGGGCTTGAAGAGCATGCCTATGCGGTTGACCTCTGTTTTGACGGCGAAGAGGGATTGTATATGGCTGAGACCTACCCTTATGACGCAGTGCTGCTTGATGTCATGCTGCCGAAAATGGATGGCTTTACAGTGCTTGAGACCTTGCGCACGCAGGGGATTGATGTGCCTGTGCTCATGCTCACGGCCCGCTCCGAGGTGGAGAGTCGGGTGAAGGGGCTTAATCGGGGGGCGGATGATTATATCCCTAAACCCTTTGATTTTGCCGAGCTCCTGGCCCGATTAACCGCAGTCATCAGAAGAAATAAGGGCCAGCCCGCTTCCACTGTGCAGGTGGCGGATCTCTGCCTTGATCTGAATGCCAAAACAGCCTCCAGAGCTGAAAAGGAAATAACGCTTTCTGCCAAGGAATATGCGGTGCTGGAATATCTGGTGCTGAATAAGGGCCGGGTTATCAGCAGGACCGAGTTTTCCGAGCATGTCTATGACGGGGACTTTGATCTGGACAGCAATATTATCGATGTCTACATCAATAAGCTCCGCAACAAGGTGGATAAGGGTTTTGAGCAGAAGTTAATCCTGACCAAGCGGGGCGTAGGGTATTATATTCCAAAGGAGGAGTAG
- a CDS encoding HAMP domain-containing sensor histidine kinase, producing the protein MSLSGSIRGRLLLWIFLAGSCMVLLLDFVLLHRVQEGAFQSIDNILHSKLQLMKGLIHAHGDYVEVELAEVARGEYSLPNSGHYYQVFIQDELYMSSPSLQPRQFNLISDRPESHNEEAGEWVYRTSGPNNEPLLVLRNDFDIKGKVVSVRIAESLVETLNMLSSVERFFCVLTPFFFFLTGVVGYFVSSHALRPLTTFGDALEQITHKNLNERIGPNGFASELHIFAERFNSLLERLQTAFEAEKELIANAAHELKTPLAVIRAECDITLMKERSVEEYAESLREVKTVSDTMLRQVNGMLTLARLDAGILSTSFQPITINHCLDNAVRLVAPLAKEHQVGIRREEKAEVTVLGDKEALTEALSNLLENAVYYNRPEGSISVLLQLQGEGKQVMLSIEDTGIGIPEEELEQVFQKFYRSENVQTIKGTGLGLSITRAIVLGHQGDIQVRNVKTGGVCFTINLPLYASGQRPGQKNDSLDAAPV; encoded by the coding sequence GTGAGTCTGAGTGGTTCAATACGGGGGAGGTTGCTGCTCTGGATTTTTCTTGCAGGTTCATGCATGGTTCTTCTGCTTGATTTTGTCCTGCTGCATAGGGTTCAGGAGGGTGCTTTTCAGTCGATTGATAATATACTGCACTCCAAGTTGCAGCTCATGAAGGGGCTCATTCATGCGCATGGGGATTATGTTGAGGTCGAACTTGCTGAAGTTGCCCGAGGAGAATACTCCTTGCCCAATTCAGGTCATTATTATCAGGTTTTTATCCAGGATGAGCTGTACATGAGCTCGCCCTCGCTGCAACCTCGCCAGTTCAATCTGATATCTGATAGACCGGAATCCCATAATGAGGAAGCTGGGGAGTGGGTGTACCGAACAAGCGGCCCCAATAATGAACCCTTGCTTGTTCTGAGAAATGATTTTGACATCAAGGGGAAGGTGGTTTCTGTGCGGATTGCGGAGTCCCTGGTTGAAACCCTGAACATGCTTTCCAGCGTGGAACGTTTTTTTTGCGTGCTTACACCATTTTTCTTTTTTCTGACTGGCGTTGTCGGGTACTTTGTATCATCACATGCCCTGCGTCCCTTAACTACCTTCGGTGATGCCCTGGAGCAGATAACCCACAAAAACCTGAACGAGCGGATCGGGCCTAACGGATTTGCCAGTGAGCTGCATATTTTTGCTGAACGTTTTAATTCCCTGCTGGAGCGTCTGCAAACCGCCTTTGAGGCGGAAAAAGAGCTGATCGCCAATGCTGCCCATGAGCTCAAAACGCCGCTGGCCGTTATTCGGGCAGAATGTGATATAACCCTGATGAAGGAGCGGTCAGTGGAGGAATATGCCGAGAGTCTGCGAGAGGTTAAGACTGTTTCAGACACCATGCTACGGCAGGTGAATGGCATGCTGACCCTGGCCCGGCTTGATGCGGGGATATTGTCCACTAGCTTTCAGCCGATTACGATTAATCATTGCCTTGATAATGCGGTGCGGCTTGTTGCTCCTCTGGCTAAGGAACACCAGGTAGGGATTCGTCGCGAGGAAAAGGCAGAGGTTACGGTCCTGGGAGATAAGGAGGCCCTGACAGAGGCGTTGTCCAACCTGCTTGAAAACGCGGTGTACTATAATCGCCCGGAGGGCTCTATATCTGTGCTTCTACAGCTTCAGGGAGAGGGAAAGCAGGTCATGCTCAGTATTGAGGATACCGGCATAGGTATTCCTGAAGAGGAGCTTGAACAGGTTTTTCAGAAATTCTATCGCTCAGAAAACGTACAAACGATTAAAGGGACTGGGCTTGGTTTAAGTATTACCAGGGCAATCGTTCTGGGGCATCAGGGCGATATCCAGGTTCGCAATGTAAAAACCGGAGGGGTCTGTTTCACCATAAACCTGCCTCTGTACGCATCCGGGCAGAGACCTGGGCAGAAGAATGACTCCCTGGACGCTGCACCAGTTTGA